From a region of the Chrysemys picta bellii isolate R12L10 chromosome 7, ASM1138683v2, whole genome shotgun sequence genome:
- the SLC25A45 gene encoding solute carrier family 25 member 45 isoform X1, whose amino-acid sequence MPVEEFVAGWISGAVGLALGYPVDTVKVRLQTQSGYRGILDCMIKTYRNETVLGFFKGMSFPLLSVALVNSVLFGAYSNTLLYLSATHHHDRRAKPPSYVHVLTAGSFSGLMQAVVLAPIDLIKVRLQNQLHSYGLRSPAGASGTQYRGPVHCAASIFRKEGVMGLFRGTWALVLRDTPTMAIYFLTYTSLCQAMTVQGQEPGPMTVLVAGGCAGTASWILATPMDVIKARLQMDGVKGVSYHGVLDCIRISVRNEGPQVFLKGLALNCIRAFPVNAVTFLSYETILKLIC is encoded by the exons ATGCCCGTGGAGGAGTTTGTGGCTGGCTGGATTTCAG gagctgtggggctggccttGGGGTACCCAGTGGACACAGTGAAG GTGCGGCTGCAGACGCAGTCTGGCTATCGGGGGATCCTGGATTGCATGATCAAAACATACCGCAATGAAACG GTCCTAGGCTTCTTTAAGGGGATGAGTTTCCCACTGCTGAGCGTGGCCCTGGTTAACTCAGTGCTGTTCGGGGCCTACAGCAATACCCTGCTGTACCTGAGCGCTACCCACCACCACGACCGCCGCGCCAAGCCCCCCAGCTATGTCCACGTCTTGACCGCTGGCAGCTTCTCTGGCCTGATGCAG GCCGTGGTCCTGGCTCCTATTGACCTGATCAAAGTTCGGCTACAGAACCAGCTTCACTCCTATGGGCTGAGGAGTCCAGCAGGGGCCTCTGGAACCCAGTACCGGGGCCCAGTGCACTGCGCTGCCAGCATATTCCGCAAGGAGGGGGTCATGGGCCTGTTCCGGGGCACCTGGGCCCTGGTGCTGCGAGATACACCCACTATGGCCATCTACTTCCTCACCTACACCAGCCTCTGCCAGGCCATGACAGTGCAGGGGCAAGAACCAG GGCCGATGACGGTTCTCGTAGCCGGGGGCTGTGCTGGCACCGCCTCATGGATCTTAGCCACGCCCATGGACGTGATCAAGGCCCGGCTCCAGATGGACGGGGTGAAGGGAGTATCCTACCACGGGGTCTTGGATTGCATCCGCATCAGCGTTCGGAATGAGGGACCCCAGGTCTTCCTAAAGGGCCTTGCCCTGAACTGTATCCGTGCCTTCCCTGTCAACGCGGTGACCTTCTTGAGCTATGAGACCATCCTGAAACTCATCTGCtga
- the SLC25A45 gene encoding solute carrier family 25 member 45 isoform X2: MPVEEFVAGWISGAVGLALGYPVDTVKVLGFFKGMSFPLLSVALVNSVLFGAYSNTLLYLSATHHHDRRAKPPSYVHVLTAGSFSGLMQAVVLAPIDLIKVRLQNQLHSYGLRSPAGASGTQYRGPVHCAASIFRKEGVMGLFRGTWALVLRDTPTMAIYFLTYTSLCQAMTVQGQEPGPMTVLVAGGCAGTASWILATPMDVIKARLQMDGVKGVSYHGVLDCIRISVRNEGPQVFLKGLALNCIRAFPVNAVTFLSYETILKLIC, translated from the exons ATGCCCGTGGAGGAGTTTGTGGCTGGCTGGATTTCAG gagctgtggggctggccttGGGGTACCCAGTGGACACAGTGAAG GTCCTAGGCTTCTTTAAGGGGATGAGTTTCCCACTGCTGAGCGTGGCCCTGGTTAACTCAGTGCTGTTCGGGGCCTACAGCAATACCCTGCTGTACCTGAGCGCTACCCACCACCACGACCGCCGCGCCAAGCCCCCCAGCTATGTCCACGTCTTGACCGCTGGCAGCTTCTCTGGCCTGATGCAG GCCGTGGTCCTGGCTCCTATTGACCTGATCAAAGTTCGGCTACAGAACCAGCTTCACTCCTATGGGCTGAGGAGTCCAGCAGGGGCCTCTGGAACCCAGTACCGGGGCCCAGTGCACTGCGCTGCCAGCATATTCCGCAAGGAGGGGGTCATGGGCCTGTTCCGGGGCACCTGGGCCCTGGTGCTGCGAGATACACCCACTATGGCCATCTACTTCCTCACCTACACCAGCCTCTGCCAGGCCATGACAGTGCAGGGGCAAGAACCAG GGCCGATGACGGTTCTCGTAGCCGGGGGCTGTGCTGGCACCGCCTCATGGATCTTAGCCACGCCCATGGACGTGATCAAGGCCCGGCTCCAGATGGACGGGGTGAAGGGAGTATCCTACCACGGGGTCTTGGATTGCATCCGCATCAGCGTTCGGAATGAGGGACCCCAGGTCTTCCTAAAGGGCCTTGCCCTGAACTGTATCCGTGCCTTCCCTGTCAACGCGGTGACCTTCTTGAGCTATGAGACCATCCTGAAACTCATCTGCtga
- the SLC25A45 gene encoding solute carrier family 25 member 45 isoform X3: MPVEEFVAGWISGAVGLALGYPVDTVKAVVLAPIDLIKVRLQNQLHSYGLRSPAGASGTQYRGPVHCAASIFRKEGVMGLFRGTWALVLRDTPTMAIYFLTYTSLCQAMTVQGQEPGPMTVLVAGGCAGTASWILATPMDVIKARLQMDGVKGVSYHGVLDCIRISVRNEGPQVFLKGLALNCIRAFPVNAVTFLSYETILKLIC; this comes from the exons ATGCCCGTGGAGGAGTTTGTGGCTGGCTGGATTTCAG gagctgtggggctggccttGGGGTACCCAGTGGACACAGTGAAG GCCGTGGTCCTGGCTCCTATTGACCTGATCAAAGTTCGGCTACAGAACCAGCTTCACTCCTATGGGCTGAGGAGTCCAGCAGGGGCCTCTGGAACCCAGTACCGGGGCCCAGTGCACTGCGCTGCCAGCATATTCCGCAAGGAGGGGGTCATGGGCCTGTTCCGGGGCACCTGGGCCCTGGTGCTGCGAGATACACCCACTATGGCCATCTACTTCCTCACCTACACCAGCCTCTGCCAGGCCATGACAGTGCAGGGGCAAGAACCAG GGCCGATGACGGTTCTCGTAGCCGGGGGCTGTGCTGGCACCGCCTCATGGATCTTAGCCACGCCCATGGACGTGATCAAGGCCCGGCTCCAGATGGACGGGGTGAAGGGAGTATCCTACCACGGGGTCTTGGATTGCATCCGCATCAGCGTTCGGAATGAGGGACCCCAGGTCTTCCTAAAGGGCCTTGCCCTGAACTGTATCCGTGCCTTCCCTGTCAACGCGGTGACCTTCTTGAGCTATGAGACCATCCTGAAACTCATCTGCtga
- the TIGD3 gene encoding tigger transposable element-derived protein 3 yields the protein MELNGKKKLHALSLAEKIQVLEMLDESKMSQSEVARRFQVSQPQISRICKNKEKLLADWCSGTANRERKRKRESKYSSIDEALLCWFHIARTKMWDVTGPMLLQKAKELADIMGQEFVPSIGWLVRWKRRNNVCFGQRHPARAVHAPEPPCDKGPAPASLSLPQLLKDFAPENVFGCGEVVLLYKAMPGREREGRERLYVALCVNGSGTEKRKPVVIGRRLAPRCFFGVNTEALPVLYRSSADGQLTPELFSEWLTDFDREMGRQHRSVALVLDAERRCPNPEPANIRLVFLPPRPRHDDGPSPCPLHPDIVRDFKSRYKCRLLGKVSSIGSETNSSPASIAASITVLDALHMVAAAWDKVQPSLVERCFGEAGCSKGKGSLGPPSHAPPRGMSPEEFRRFVDVETELACPPALPPAGAYKEEEEEEGEGEDLFGSLPTKADALKALGTLRRWFECNGSAEGVFQQFYSCEEEVERLCCQ from the coding sequence ATGGAGCTGAACGGGAAGAAGAAACTTCATGCTCTTTCCTTGGCAGAGAAGATCCAGGTGCTGGAGATGCTGGATGAATCCAAGATGTCCCAGTCAGAGGTGGCTCGTCGCTTCCAAGTCTCTCAGCCCCAGATCTCCCGCATCTGTAAGAACAAGGAGAAGCTGCTGGCTGACTGGTGCAGCGGGACGGCCAACCGGGAGCGGAAGCGCAAGCGGGAGTCCAAATACAGCAGCATCGACGAGGCCCTGCTGTGCTGGTTCCACATCGCCCGCACCAAGATGTGGGACGTCACGGGGCCCATGCTGCTCCAGAAAGCCAAGGAGCTCGCAGACATCATGGGCCAGGAGTTTGTGCCTAGCATCGGCTGGCTGGTGCGGTGGAAGCGCCGTAACAATGTCTGCTTTGGCCAGCGGCACCCGGCACGAGCAGTCCATGCCCCGGAGCCCCCGTGCGACAAGGGGCCGGCGCCGGCTTCCCTCAGCCTGCCCCAGCTGCTGAAGGATTTTGCCCCGGAGAACGTTTTTGGCTGTGGGGAGGTGGTGCTGCTGTATAAGGCCATGCCAGGCAGGGAGCGGGAGGGCAGGGAGCGGCTGTATGTGGCGCTGTGCGTGAACGGGAGCGGCACAGAGAAGCGGAAGCCCGTGGTGATCGGCAGGCGGCTGGCTCCGCGATGTTTCTTTGGGGTCAACACGGAAGCTTTGCCGGTCCTTTACCGCAGCAGCGCTGATGGTCAGCTGACACCGGAGCTCTTCTCAGAGTGGTTGACGGACTTTGACCGGGAGATGGGCCGGCAGCACCGCAGTGTGGCGCTGGTGCTGGACGCCGAGCGGCGCTGCCCCAATCCGGAGCCTGCCAACATCCGCCTggtcttcctgcccccgcggcctCGCCACGACGACGGCCCCTCACCTTGCCCACTCCATCCTGATATCGTCCGGGATTTCAAGTCCCGCTACAAGTGCAGGCTTCTGGGCAAAGTGTCCTCCATCGGCAGCGAGACCAACAGCTCCCCCGCCTCCATCGCTGCCTCCATCACCGTGCTGGACGCCCTCCACATGGTGGCGGCCGCTTGGGACAAAGTCCAGCCCTCCCTGGTGGAACGGTGCTTTGGGGAAGCCGGCTGCTCCAAGGGGAAGGGATCCCTGGGgccccccagccatgccccccccaGGGGGATGAGCCCGGAAGAATTCCGGCGCTTTGTTGACGTGGAGACAGAGCTGGcctgtcccccagccctgcccccagctggggcctataaggaggaggaagaggaggagggggagggagaggacctTTTTGGCAGCCTGCCCACCAAGGCCGATGCCCTGAAGGCCCTGGGGACCCTGCGGCGCTGGTTCGAGTGCAACGGCTCGGCCGAGGGGGTCTTCCAGCAGTTCTACAGCTGcgaggaggaggtggagcggcTGTGCTGCCAGTGA